In Treponema denticola, one genomic interval encodes:
- a CDS encoding ATP-binding cassette domain-containing protein, whose translation MPEIILQNLTKRWGKFYGTDNLNLTIENNSFITLLGPSGCGKTTTLRMIAGLETPTSGKIVIDGETFFDSEKGINIPANKRKVGFLFQNYALWPNMTVYENISFGLKNIKELMPLCDFEIKRIDDLKKILNECEKAVEIIIDSQTKDKKKGNKLDEKTALIKLIDNFIISEYTAKTILSYGLEKAENREEKVRSIISVLDEKRASLLEKHKKNGFSVNGNYELVDEKGEVIKKIRKLENEEIDLIVRRVSRIVKIGMFMDRYPNELSGGQQQRVAIARTLAPGPKVLFMDEPLSNLDAKLRLEMRSELQRLHLDTKSTFIYVTHDQLEAMTLATKICLMDNGLLQQYDAPLDIYEKPVNLFTADFIGNPSINFIEAAGETSADGDFNLNCLEGLQFKFKPAQKIDYKEWLLQTEAEIKKQREEEAERTKNAEKENKILPFKYHIAKADEAEFDLNSPAPTEKDFIIGVRPEFIKIHENGKLTGSIYSSMPTGMETTVKIKVGNFLLTGVVFLNITYKIGEKIKFDIEGDRIMLFSSLNQRLISLGYLEKEDA comes from the coding sequence ATGCCTGAGATAATTTTACAAAACCTTACCAAAAGATGGGGAAAATTTTACGGAACGGATAATTTAAATTTAACTATAGAAAATAATTCGTTTATTACCCTGCTGGGGCCTTCAGGCTGCGGCAAAACGACAACGCTTAGAATGATTGCCGGTCTTGAAACTCCGACAAGCGGAAAGATAGTCATCGACGGGGAAACGTTTTTTGACAGCGAGAAAGGTATAAACATTCCTGCAAATAAAAGAAAGGTCGGCTTTTTGTTTCAAAACTATGCCCTTTGGCCGAATATGACCGTTTATGAAAACATAAGTTTCGGCTTAAAAAACATTAAAGAGCTCATGCCTCTCTGCGATTTTGAAATTAAAAGAATAGATGACTTAAAAAAGATTTTAAATGAATGTGAAAAAGCTGTAGAAATTATTATCGACTCGCAGACTAAAGACAAGAAAAAAGGTAATAAACTTGATGAAAAAACAGCCTTGATAAAGTTAATAGACAACTTTATTATTTCGGAATATACGGCAAAAACGATTTTGTCTTACGGGCTTGAAAAAGCTGAAAATCGTGAAGAAAAAGTAAGGTCAATAATTTCCGTTTTGGATGAAAAGAGGGCATCTCTTTTAGAGAAGCACAAGAAAAACGGGTTTTCGGTAAATGGCAACTACGAACTTGTAGATGAAAAAGGCGAAGTTATAAAAAAAATACGCAAGCTCGAAAACGAAGAAATAGACCTAATAGTCCGCCGTGTTTCCCGCATCGTAAAAATCGGAATGTTTATGGATCGGTATCCCAATGAACTTTCAGGCGGACAGCAGCAAAGGGTTGCCATTGCCCGAACCTTAGCCCCCGGGCCCAAGGTGCTTTTTATGGATGAGCCCCTTTCAAACCTTGATGCAAAGCTCCGGCTGGAAATGCGGAGCGAATTGCAGCGCCTTCATTTGGATACAAAATCGACCTTTATCTATGTTACCCATGATCAGCTGGAGGCTATGACTCTGGCTACAAAGATATGCTTGATGGATAACGGTCTTTTGCAGCAATATGATGCTCCCTTGGATATCTATGAAAAACCGGTAAACTTATTTACTGCAGACTTTATAGGAAATCCTTCGATAAACTTTATAGAAGCTGCGGGCGAAACTTCTGCAGACGGAGATTTTAATTTAAACTGTTTAGAAGGCTTGCAATTTAAGTTTAAACCCGCTCAAAAAATAGATTATAAAGAATGGCTTTTGCAAACGGAGGCTGAAATTAAAAAACAAAGAGAAGAAGAAGCCGAACGCACAAAAAATGCAGAAAAGGAAAATAAGATTTTGCCTTTTAAGTATCACATTGCAAAGGCCGATGAAGCAGAGTTTGATTTAAATTCTCCGGCACCTACTGAAAAAGATTTTATCATCGGAGTCCGCCCCGAGTTTATTAAAATACACGAAAACGGAAAACTGACAGGTTCTATATACAGCTCGATGCCCACAGGTATGGAAACTACTGTCAAAATTAAAGTGGGGAACTTCCTTTTAACGGGTGTCGTGTTTTTAAATATAACCTACAAAATAGGCGAAAAAATAAAATTCGATATTGAAGGCGATAGGATTATGCTCTTTTCAAGCCTTAATCAAAGATTGATTTCTTTGGGGTACTTGGAAAAAGAGGATGCATAA
- a CDS encoding ABC transporter permease — protein MEETLTKTIPVFLNQSKDFFRKPQNLILLIFGVVLSVTTIAPIVTILLDTITVHPGTIDAMHGPDGFTVFNWKDIFTGSLSSRNFWSPLTNTLLLAIFSCIGAILIGGIFAYLITRTNIKCKKYLNVVFIFPYIMPQWTLALTWMNLFKSTAVTGGSNGILAGLFGITMPAWWAEGLFPSIVVLSLHYAAFAYILIGGIFKNMDSNLEEAALILNTSKSKIFRKVTLPLLRPAILSTILLVFGSAMGSYPVPHYLKLTTLSTKYIDLKVVRTGQASIIGVVMMLFGILILITNRLSMKSRKNYTTITGKSGQVSKVNVGKIGQYLIPAILIIFTLFTGIYPVISFAFETFLPNPGDYSFFRTGNFANLTLKWWTHHSAEDVGMYGQFGILYNRAFWMSFKGTMIVAFFCAFLAGTIGLLIGYSVSKHRRNKFANYVNDIAFLPYLLPSLAVGIAFFIFGSMLGIYDTFLLLIIVGTIKYIPFSSRSSLNSMLQISNEIEESALIQDTPWHKRMTRIIIPIQKTAILSGYLLPFITCVRELTLFMLLCSQSKISTTMLDYYDEMGLYAFSSAINLILIIFILAVNFGLNKLTKAGIDTGVGGQ, from the coding sequence ATGGAGGAGACTTTGACTAAGACAATTCCGGTTTTTTTAAATCAAAGTAAGGATTTTTTTAGAAAACCTCAAAACCTGATATTGCTTATATTCGGTGTTGTGCTCTCTGTTACGACTATAGCTCCGATAGTAACTATTCTTTTGGATACAATTACGGTTCATCCCGGTACCATAGATGCTATGCATGGGCCTGACGGTTTTACCGTTTTTAACTGGAAAGATATTTTTACCGGCTCTCTTTCGTCAAGAAATTTTTGGAGCCCGCTTACAAACACTCTGTTGCTTGCGATATTCAGCTGTATAGGGGCTATCTTAATAGGCGGAATTTTTGCATATTTGATTACACGCACAAATATAAAATGCAAAAAATATCTGAATGTTGTTTTTATTTTTCCGTACATAATGCCTCAGTGGACATTGGCTCTTACTTGGATGAACTTATTTAAGAGTACTGCCGTTACGGGAGGCTCTAACGGAATACTTGCCGGGCTTTTTGGAATTACAATGCCGGCGTGGTGGGCTGAGGGTCTATTCCCTTCAATTGTTGTACTGTCCCTGCACTATGCAGCCTTTGCCTATATCTTAATAGGTGGCATATTTAAAAATATGGATTCCAATTTGGAAGAAGCCGCCTTGATTTTAAATACCTCAAAATCAAAGATTTTCCGTAAAGTAACCCTTCCCTTATTAAGACCTGCTATCCTATCGACCATCTTGCTCGTTTTCGGTAGTGCTATGGGAAGCTATCCTGTTCCGCACTATTTAAAACTGACAACCCTTTCCACCAAATACATAGACTTAAAGGTTGTAAGAACGGGGCAGGCAAGTATTATCGGAGTAGTGATGATGCTCTTCGGAATTTTAATACTGATTACAAACAGGCTCAGTATGAAATCCCGAAAAAATTATACGACAATTACGGGAAAGAGCGGACAGGTCAGCAAGGTAAATGTGGGAAAAATCGGGCAATATTTAATTCCTGCAATTTTAATTATCTTTACCTTATTTACCGGAATATATCCCGTTATTTCCTTTGCCTTTGAAACATTTTTGCCCAACCCGGGAGACTACAGTTTTTTTAGGACGGGTAATTTTGCAAACCTAACCTTAAAATGGTGGACGCATCACTCGGCAGAAGATGTCGGTATGTACGGACAATTCGGTATTTTATATAACCGTGCCTTTTGGATGAGTTTTAAAGGAACAATGATTGTTGCCTTTTTCTGCGCCTTTCTTGCAGGAACGATAGGGCTTTTGATAGGCTATTCGGTAAGCAAGCATAGAAGAAACAAGTTTGCAAATTATGTAAATGACATAGCTTTTTTGCCCTACCTTTTGCCTTCACTTGCAGTTGGTATAGCCTTCTTTATCTTCGGGTCTATGCTGGGAATCTATGATACATTTTTACTTTTAATAATAGTCGGAACAATTAAGTATATTCCTTTTTCGTCAAGGAGCTCTCTTAACTCGATGCTTCAAATCAGCAATGAAATAGAAGAATCGGCTTTGATACAGGATACGCCCTGGCATAAGCGTATGACAAGGATTATAATTCCCATTCAAAAGACGGCAATTTTAAGCGGCTATCTTTTGCCCTTTATAACCTGCGTTCGGGAATTAACCTTATTTATGCTTTTGTGCAGTCAGTCCAAGATAAGCACAACCATGCTTGACTATTATGATGAGATGGGCTTATACGCCTTTTCAAGCGCAATCAACTTAATTTTAATTATATTTATTTTGGCCGTAAATTTCGGATTAAACAAGCTTACAAAGGCCGGAATCGATACGGGTGTAGGAGGTCAATAA
- a CDS encoding alpha/beta hydrolase translates to MFFDNYPIKLSDTTKPFFLKGLKTAPAILLIHGYTGSPREMIWLGRQLNEAGYNVYIPRLPGHGTNKNDFLSSGWKDWLRKVCDEYIDLCAMYERVFVGGLSMGGVLTSLIAARFNPEKIFLCAPAFIATDSRIKLTPFLKFFVKKVATVKKTYENDPEYGRAMADYNGIEYLEKSADLYKLQKLAVKNMIFIKSQTLTILSKADNLVPFRVKNLIDKNLRTQNEYLILEKSSHIVTNDVEKELVAKKVIEFLKD, encoded by the coding sequence GTGTTTTTTGACAATTACCCTATAAAACTTTCAGATACAACAAAGCCGTTTTTTTTAAAGGGATTAAAAACAGCTCCGGCTATTTTACTTATTCACGGCTATACAGGCTCTCCGCGTGAGATGATTTGGCTGGGGCGTCAGCTAAATGAAGCCGGCTACAATGTCTACATACCTCGGCTTCCGGGACACGGTACAAATAAAAACGATTTTTTAAGCTCGGGCTGGAAGGATTGGCTTAGAAAAGTATGCGATGAATATATAGATCTTTGTGCAATGTATGAAAGAGTGTTTGTCGGCGGCCTTTCAATGGGAGGGGTGCTAACATCTCTGATTGCAGCCCGTTTTAACCCTGAAAAAATATTTTTATGCGCTCCGGCTTTTATAGCAACAGATAGCCGGATAAAACTCACTCCCTTTTTAAAGTTTTTTGTCAAAAAAGTCGCGACCGTCAAAAAAACTTATGAAAATGACCCTGAATATGGAAGGGCGATGGCAGACTATAACGGTATAGAGTATTTAGAAAAATCTGCGGATCTGTATAAGCTTCAAAAATTAGCAGTAAAAAATATGATTTTTATTAAGTCCCAAACTCTTACAATTTTATCAAAAGCAGACAATTTAGTGCCGTTTAGAGTAAAAAACCTCATAGACAAGAATCTAAGAACTCAAAATGAATATCTAATACTCGAAAAAAGCAGCCATATAGTTACAAATGATGTTGAAAAAGAACTTGTAGCAAAAAAAGTTATAGAATTCTTAAAGGATTAA
- a CDS encoding DUF979 domain-containing protein, translating into MFSFIQNNTMVIDEIVYGLCGLVSIITAVISLKDKKNPIGTFLFWGILGLLFMFGKVIVLNVPYGGAIIGGLLFVLGGFTLTKQVKVADIKSATKEEITENSKKVGNKIFIPAVLIGVVAMLLAQMKSFKISLGTNAAGKEIIFGFSTAQVVGLASIVALIFAIILTKPKMKDTINDTSKMLMQVGSSSLLPQLLGVLGAIFATAGIGKIIGHFASGIVPQGVPVLGVIAYCLGMVIFTMIMGNAFAAFTVITIGVGVPFVIAQGGNPAVVGALGMTCGYCGTLLTPMAANFNIVPAAILETKNKYTLIKAQALMSFALIIVHIILMLIFAF; encoded by the coding sequence ATGTTTAGTTTTATTCAAAATAATACAATGGTTATAGATGAAATCGTTTACGGCCTTTGCGGTCTTGTTTCAATTATCACAGCCGTAATCTCCTTAAAAGATAAAAAGAACCCTATCGGAACATTCTTGTTTTGGGGAATCTTAGGTCTTTTGTTTATGTTCGGTAAAGTTATCGTTCTTAATGTACCTTACGGAGGAGCCATTATCGGAGGCTTACTCTTTGTTTTGGGCGGTTTTACTCTTACAAAACAAGTAAAAGTTGCGGATATTAAGTCGGCAACAAAAGAAGAGATTACCGAAAATTCAAAAAAGGTCGGCAACAAGATTTTTATTCCTGCCGTTTTGATAGGTGTTGTTGCGATGTTATTGGCTCAAATGAAGAGCTTTAAAATTTCACTTGGAACAAATGCTGCCGGAAAAGAAATAATCTTCGGCTTTTCTACTGCACAAGTTGTAGGCCTTGCTTCGATAGTTGCCCTTATTTTTGCAATAATTTTAACTAAGCCGAAAATGAAAGATACAATCAACGATACTTCAAAGATGCTGATGCAGGTAGGCTCTTCAAGTTTACTTCCTCAGCTCCTCGGTGTTTTGGGTGCAATCTTTGCAACAGCCGGAATAGGTAAGATAATTGGCCATTTTGCAAGCGGTATTGTTCCTCAGGGTGTTCCCGTACTGGGTGTTATCGCTTATTGTCTTGGAATGGTAATCTTTACGATGATTATGGGAAATGCTTTTGCTGCCTTTACCGTTATCACAATCGGTGTAGGTGTTCCCTTTGTAATTGCACAAGGCGGAAATCCTGCTGTTGTAGGAGCCTTAGGTATGACTTGCGGATACTGCGGTACGCTTTTAACACCTATGGCTGCAAACTTTAACATTGTTCCTGCCGCAATTTTGGAAACTAAAAATAAATATACATTGATTAAGGCTCAAGCCCTTATGTCCTTTGCTTTGATTATTGTTCATATTATTTTGATGTTGATATTTGCTTTTTAA
- a CDS encoding methyl-accepting chemotaxis protein, with product MKKRFSIRYKLIIVFGLLIVIASSTEGFLATRIARKAVAEKVETHLIDKATDVAEIIDGRITAVQQFLEGIARMPMFSNPSVSDEEKLALLKDQVAFNTAIHELDFSELDGTLHSINGKAQVADRDWFKAARSGKAFLSEPLFSRTTQRLIQVIAVPIYDANRQVIGVLSADFDGAWLSEQIKDIVVGKTGNCYIMGDTSNIVADKDIELVRNQVSIIEKAKTDKELASCADFLEYVWDTDESEVGYYTYQGVSYIASFATMKTTAWSVIIRAPVNEFMGEINALRISVLGIGAVVISSALVIVFFLALALIKPITAIVSALKDIAQGEGDLTVRLPVHGNDEITDLSEYFNQTIEKIGTSIKQVSLNSSDMENIGNELASNMTETASAVHEISANIDGVKQQALTQAASVSETAATIEEIIRTIKQLNSSIENQAASVAESSSAIEQMVGNIASITQTLGKTDDVIKTLASATADGKETISGANSVTQKITEESGSLLEASSVIQHIASQTNLLAMNAAIEAAHAGEAGKGFAVVADEIRKLAEESSAQGKTITATLKTLSGEIEALSDSSKTVEEKFNAIFNLADQVKSMSDHLTEAMHEQENGSKEVLSAIKGINTVTVEVQAGSEEMLKGGESVAEEMQKLDGLTRVITGSMNEMASGAVQISNAIQEVNEISQKNKASIQKLAGEVSKFKV from the coding sequence ATGAAAAAACGTTTTTCGATCCGCTACAAGCTGATCATAGTCTTCGGATTATTGATAGTCATCGCTTCTTCGACGGAAGGTTTTCTTGCAACCCGTATTGCTCGTAAGGCCGTTGCCGAAAAGGTCGAAACACACTTAATCGACAAGGCGACTGATGTCGCCGAAATTATTGACGGGCGCATTACCGCAGTTCAGCAATTCCTTGAAGGTATAGCGCGTATGCCTATGTTCAGCAATCCTTCCGTTTCAGATGAGGAAAAACTTGCTCTGCTTAAGGATCAGGTTGCATTTAATACGGCTATTCATGAGTTGGATTTCAGCGAGCTTGACGGCACGCTCCACAGCATCAACGGGAAGGCTCAAGTTGCCGATAGGGATTGGTTCAAGGCAGCACGAAGCGGAAAAGCATTTCTTTCCGAACCGCTTTTTTCACGAACGACACAAAGGCTAATCCAAGTTATTGCTGTTCCGATTTATGATGCTAATCGTCAAGTTATTGGAGTTCTAAGTGCAGATTTTGACGGGGCATGGCTTTCCGAACAGATTAAAGATATAGTTGTCGGTAAAACAGGTAATTGCTATATAATGGGAGACACCAGCAACATTGTTGCAGATAAAGATATCGAGCTCGTTAGAAATCAAGTGAGCATTATTGAGAAGGCAAAAACGGACAAAGAACTTGCCTCATGCGCCGATTTTTTGGAGTACGTTTGGGATACCGACGAAAGCGAGGTCGGTTACTACACATACCAAGGAGTATCTTATATAGCCTCTTTTGCCACCATGAAAACTACAGCTTGGTCTGTTATTATCCGCGCACCGGTAAATGAGTTTATGGGGGAGATTAATGCTTTGCGTATTTCCGTACTCGGAATCGGAGCGGTTGTTATATCCAGTGCACTGGTCATTGTTTTCTTTTTAGCCCTTGCATTGATTAAACCTATAACGGCTATTGTTAGTGCACTCAAAGACATAGCACAGGGTGAAGGAGATTTAACTGTGCGTCTTCCCGTACACGGTAACGATGAAATTACTGATTTATCGGAATACTTTAATCAAACTATTGAGAAGATAGGCACATCGATTAAACAGGTAAGCCTTAATAGCTCCGATATGGAAAATATCGGCAACGAACTTGCCTCGAATATGACCGAAACTGCCAGTGCCGTGCACGAGATAAGTGCCAATATCGACGGGGTAAAGCAGCAGGCTCTTACCCAAGCCGCAAGCGTTAGCGAAACGGCGGCGACAATCGAAGAGATTATCCGTACTATTAAGCAGCTGAACAGCAGTATAGAAAATCAGGCTGCAAGCGTCGCAGAATCTTCTTCGGCTATCGAGCAGATGGTAGGAAACATAGCATCCATCACACAGACTCTCGGTAAAACCGATGATGTTATAAAAACACTCGCCTCCGCTACCGCCGACGGTAAAGAGACAATTTCGGGAGCAAACAGCGTTACGCAGAAGATAACGGAAGAGTCTGGCAGTCTATTGGAAGCTTCAAGTGTTATTCAGCACATTGCAAGCCAAACTAACCTTTTGGCGATGAACGCTGCAATCGAAGCCGCCCATGCAGGAGAAGCAGGCAAAGGCTTTGCCGTCGTAGCCGACGAAATCCGTAAACTCGCAGAAGAGTCTTCTGCACAGGGCAAAACAATAACCGCAACTCTTAAAACGCTGTCAGGCGAAATAGAAGCTCTTTCAGATTCTTCAAAAACCGTAGAGGAAAAATTTAATGCTATTTTCAATTTGGCGGATCAAGTTAAATCGATGAGTGACCATCTTACCGAAGCTATGCATGAGCAAGAAAACGGAAGTAAGGAAGTTCTGTCTGCGATTAAGGGCATCAACACTGTAACGGTAGAAGTTCAGGCAGGTTCTGAAGAGATGCTGAAAGGAGGGGAAAGCGTTGCAGAGGAAATGCAAAAACTTGACGGTCTGACCCGTGTTATAACCGGCAGCATGAATGAGATGGCTTCCGGCGCTGTGCAGATCAGCAATGCCATACAGGAAGTAAATGAGATAAGCCAAAAGAATAAGGCCAGCATTCAAAAACTTGCAGGAGAAGTTTCTAAATTCAAGGTGTAA
- a CDS encoding transposase yields MEESVKIIEKQLTELTKDDQMVNRLLSIRGCGKITAWTIRAYTEDMGRFASAKKYAAFCGLVPWVSDSNESIRHGKITKRGPQELRVSFVQLVMGIRRCKDTACWRLMQRYEYMKTHKGSGKSIIAAARKLAEIVWAMLSNKEDFDCEKMKGTYNRMNLAV; encoded by the coding sequence ATGGAAGAAAGTGTCAAGATAATAGAAAAACAACTTACAGAATTGACAAAGGATGATCAAATGGTAAATCGTCTTTTGAGTATACGAGGTTGTGGAAAGATAACGGCATGGACCATAAGAGCCTATACTGAGGATATGGGAAGGTTTGCAAGTGCAAAAAAATATGCAGCCTTTTGCGGACTTGTTCCATGGGTGTCTGATTCTAATGAAAGTATTAGGCATGGAAAAATTACGAAGCGAGGCCCGCAGGAATTAAGAGTGAGCTTTGTACAATTGGTAATGGGTATAAGACGTTGCAAAGATACTGCCTGTTGGCGTTTAATGCAGCGTTATGAATATATGAAAACACATAAGGGCAGCGGAAAGTCAATCATAGCCGCTGCGAGGAAGTTGGCAGAGATTGTATGGGCAATGCTCAGCAATAAAGAAGATTTTGACTGTGAAAAGATGAAAGGAACATACAACCGTATGAATCTTGCAGTTTAA
- a CDS encoding IS110 family transposase yields the protein MTFFIGVDLHKTQFTVHVRTEERSETLNQIRQYKTDDKGYADFMTRIKAYKEIGAVVKIGVESTGNTRFFKHEVEKAGAEVTVINTLKFKVITESAKKTDKHDACTISEFLSKDMLPESYLCSKETENMRRLLKSRERLVRSIVGQKNEVHALLVSMGLKMKAGACKVKKDAREFWTSLSRITTTCSRHNQYN from the coding sequence ATGACATTTTTTATTGGTGTGGATTTGCACAAAACACAGTTTACAGTTCATGTAAGAACGGAAGAAAGGTCTGAAACCCTAAATCAGATAAGACAATATAAAACTGATGACAAAGGTTATGCCGACTTTATGACAAGAATAAAAGCTTACAAAGAAATCGGAGCTGTTGTAAAAATTGGAGTTGAATCAACAGGGAACACCCGTTTTTTCAAACACGAGGTAGAAAAGGCAGGAGCAGAAGTTACAGTCATAAATACTTTGAAGTTCAAGGTTATAACCGAATCTGCTAAAAAAACGGATAAGCATGATGCTTGTACAATTTCAGAGTTTCTATCAAAAGACATGCTGCCTGAAAGCTATCTTTGCAGTAAAGAGACTGAAAATATGAGGCGGCTTTTAAAGTCGAGGGAAAGGCTGGTTCGCTCGATAGTGGGACAAAAGAATGAAGTGCATGCTCTTTTGGTAAGCATGGGGCTAAAGATGAAAGCCGGAGCCTGCAAAGTAAAAAAGGACGCCAGAGAGTTCTGGACGTCCTTGAGTCGAATAACGACAACGTGCTCGAGGCACAATCAGTACAACTGA
- the pcp gene encoding pyroglutamyl-peptidase I: MKILVTGFDPFGGEKINPALETIKLLPNEILGAKIIKLEIPTVIGKSVAKIKEMIEKENPDVVLSIGQAGNRADISVERIGINIDDCRIPDNEGNQPIDEPVVKDGPAAYFVTLPIKAIVEKIKAGKIPASISNTAGTFICNHVCYGVAHIAAERTAQGKPMKSGFIHIPFLPEQVIGKPALTPSMSLEMIVKGIELAIEAIVENNSDIKVSGGKIC; this comes from the coding sequence ATGAAAATTTTAGTTACCGGTTTTGATCCTTTCGGCGGTGAAAAGATTAATCCGGCCCTTGAAACAATTAAACTTCTTCCCAATGAAATTTTGGGAGCAAAAATTATAAAGCTGGAAATTCCGACGGTTATCGGAAAATCCGTAGCGAAGATAAAAGAAATGATCGAAAAAGAAAACCCTGATGTGGTTTTAAGTATCGGTCAAGCCGGAAACAGGGCGGATATTTCGGTTGAAAGAATCGGTATAAATATTGATGACTGCCGAATTCCCGATAACGAGGGTAATCAGCCCATTGATGAACCCGTTGTAAAAGACGGGCCTGCCGCCTATTTTGTTACTCTGCCCATCAAGGCCATTGTCGAAAAGATAAAAGCCGGTAAAATACCTGCTTCAATATCGAATACGGCAGGAACTTTTATTTGCAATCATGTCTGTTACGGCGTAGCTCATATTGCTGCGGAAAGAACGGCTCAGGGCAAACCGATGAAAAGCGGTTTTATTCATATTCCGTTTTTGCCCGAACAGGTTATCGGAAAGCCCGCCTTAACGCCTTCAATGAGTTTGGAGATGATTGTAAAAGGAATTGAGCTTGCAATCGAAGCTATTGTCGAAAATAATTCCGACATAAAAGTTTCGGGCGGTAAAATTTGCTAA
- a CDS encoding DUF969 domain-containing protein, whose amino-acid sequence MNYLVLIGVAIIIAGFILKLDVVAVVLISGLVTGLIAKMGFVEVLNAIGTGFVNNRYMSLFFISFPVIAIMERYGLKERAADFIKKIKGASAGMVIWLYILIRTIASAFSIRLGGHVQFIRPLILPMAEGAAQKHVKLTEDDIEKIKGLAGASENYGNFFGQNIFPVASGVLLITGTLKEQGLDISNIDVAKYSILAGVAMVLIALLQCWLFEKSLRKGEKADV is encoded by the coding sequence ATGAACTATTTGGTTTTAATAGGCGTTGCAATTATTATTGCCGGTTTTATTTTAAAACTCGATGTAGTTGCAGTTGTTTTGATTTCAGGCCTTGTAACAGGCTTGATTGCAAAGATGGGATTTGTTGAAGTCCTTAATGCAATAGGCACAGGTTTTGTCAACAACCGTTACATGAGCTTGTTTTTTATTTCTTTTCCTGTAATCGCTATTATGGAGCGTTACGGTTTAAAAGAGCGTGCTGCAGACTTTATTAAAAAGATTAAGGGAGCAAGTGCCGGTATGGTTATTTGGCTCTACATTCTTATACGAACAATTGCTTCGGCATTTTCGATCAGATTGGGCGGTCATGTTCAGTTTATCAGACCATTAATCCTCCCTATGGCTGAAGGAGCTGCTCAAAAACATGTAAAGCTTACCGAAGACGACATCGAAAAAATTAAGGGTCTCGCAGGAGCTTCCGAAAACTACGGAAACTTTTTCGGTCAAAATATTTTTCCCGTTGCATCAGGAGTTCTTTTAATTACAGGAACTTTAAAAGAACAGGGCTTGGATATAAGCAATATCGATGTTGCTAAATATTCAATCTTGGCAGGTGTTGCAATGGTTCTTATAGCCTTACTACAGTGCTGGCTCTTTGAAAAATCACTTAGAAAAGGAGAAAAGGCAGATGTTTAG